The following coding sequences lie in one Phalacrocorax carbo chromosome 3, bPhaCar2.1, whole genome shotgun sequence genomic window:
- the LOC135312503 gene encoding carbohydrate sulfotransferase 9-like has product MRFLPRLIVLAALVITTFLSWRLLLRSPATSQGGDLAPKAEEGFTLTLDTFLHVQQLRKKRLRAFCSQSGKVTTLPRSREERARLLSNLRVSTKLDLLYCQVPSTGTEEWQQLLERLEKENVTPAVPLSYPWQHSQETQLREFNLTETEAMLGSYTKVLFVRDPFHRLIFTFMQDMGSSSSFSSFVQDVLDSGQHNSNVAWTPLVSLCQPCLIQYDYVVVFGFLSQELGHLLQRAGLPADSFLPEFTDTQVQWTYSWLSEQMFSELSLQQKKQLSHFYRWDLAAFSFSSSFLSGLFSTPETW; this is encoded by the exons ATGCGTTTTCTTCCCCGCCTCATCGTCTTGGCTGCCCTGGTCATCACCACCTTCCTGAGCTGGAGGCTGCTTCTCCGGAGCCCGGCTACAAGCCAAGGAG GTGACCTGGCCCCCAAGGCAGAGGAGGGCTTCACTTTGACACTGGACACCTTCCTTCACGTTCAGCAGCTCAGGAAGAAGAGACTGAGAGCTTTCTGCAGCCAATCAGGCAAAGTCACCACACTGCCGAGGAGCCGGGAGGAGAGAGCCCGCCTGCTCTCAAATTTGAGGGTAAGCACCAAGCTGGACCTCCTCTACTGCCAAGTGCCATCAACAGGGACGGAGGAATGGCAGCAGCTTTTGGAGAGGCTAGAGAAGGAAAACGTGACGCCTGCGGTGCCGCTTTCCTACCCTTGGCAGCACAGTCAGGAAACACAGCTGAGGGAATTCAACCTGACGGAGACAGAGGCCATGTTAGGGTCTTACACCAAAGTGCTGTTTGTCAGGGACCCTTTCCACAGGCTCATCTTCACATTCATGCAAGACAtgggcagcagctcctccttcagcagctttgttCAGGATGTTTTAGACAGCGGACAGCACAACTCCAACGTGGCTTGGACACCACTTGTCAGCCTCTGCCAGCCCTGTCTCATCCAGTATGACTATGTGGTGGTGTTTGGCTTCCTCAGCCAGGAGCTGGGTCACCTGCTGCAGCGGGCCGGGCTGCCCGCAGACAGCTTCCTCCCTGAGTTCACTGACACCCAAGTGCAGTGGACATACAGCTGGTTATCAGAGCAGATGTTCAGCGAGCTGTCCCTCCAACAGAAGAAGCAGTTGTCTCATTTCTACCGCTGGGACCTTgctgctttctcattttctagCAGTTTTCTGTCAGGCCTCTTCAGCACCCCTGAGACCTGGTAG